The nucleotide sequence TTGATGACGCGATCGCTGCGCGCCCGTGCCGGTCAGATCCCTTCCATCACAATACACTTCAACGCAGAAGCACAGAGAGACTCATTCTTGTACTCCTATCACCCGCCCGCTTTCGGGCGTCGCCGACCGGCGTTTACGTTGGTCGAACTATTGGTCGTCATCGCGATCATTGGAATTCTGGTTTCCCTGTTATTGCCCGCCGTCCAATCGGCCCGCGAAGCGGCGCGACGGATGAGCTGCAGCAACAACATGAAGCAGATCGTGTTGGCGATGCACAATTACGAAAGTGCCTACAAACGCTTGCCAGCCAACTACACCACCGGCACCGGGATCTCCGGAAACTTTTCCGTCTTCGCTCAGATGGCATCGTTCTATGAACAAGGGAACGTTCTGGACCTGATCGATTTCGGGCGTCCGCTGCACGTCGGATGTTGCCCCGGAAAATTGGTCACGCCACACGACCAGGCGGCTCAAACCCCGATCAGCCTGCTGACTTGTCCTAGTGAAAGTGTGGATCGTGTTTACGACGTCACCACACTTTCCGGATCCGGGCCCGTCCAACAGTATTCCGGAACCAATTACGCCATGAACTTTGGAACCGGCGTCGGGACCAAGTACGACACCCGCGTGCCCACCGACGGGATCCTGTGGATCGATGCCAATGTGGGTTTTGAATCCATCACCGATGGGCTCAGTAACACTGCCGCGTTTTCGGAATCGTTGTTGGGTGTCAGCCAGCAAAGTCCGGAAGCGCCGACCAACGACTATCAACGGCGGCGAACGATGATGAATGTCCGCTGTGACTTCATCGACCGTTCACGATTGCCATCCAGTCCGGGAATGAAAGGTTACCAGTTGCCCGAAGACCCCAACGAATTGGAAGACTTCACACAGGGCAGTTCACTGTTTCGCGGTTGGTCGGGGCAACGCGGCGCAGGCTGGATCAATGGGCGCGAATACTGGACCGGTTATTCGCATTACCACCCGCCGCAAAGTGGTATTCCCGACATGCAGTCTTGCGGTTGGGGCGTGTTCGCCGCTCGCAGCAACCATCCCGGTGGCGTTCACGTCGCTCTGTGTGATGGCAGCGTGCGTTTCGCCAGCGAAAGTATCGATCTGGAAACATGGCGTTCGGTTGGATCCAGAAACGACCACCGCAGCATCGAAGCTTGGTGACCCCAGTTGGACTACCAAATCGCGTTCACTTCATTCAATCAAGACACCCTTTAAAAAACAAAATCACATTATGTTGAATTCACTTACCCGCATCTTCTTCGTCACCGTGGCTTCCTTCGGCTTGTTCGGATCACCGGAATCGTTGGCTCACGACACATGGCTGCAAACCAACACGCCGATCGTTCGAACCGGCCAGCCGCTGATCGTCGAACTGTGTTTGGGAAATCATGGAAATGGACATCGCGATTTTCTGTTGGCTAGCCAAGTCACCTTGGACTGGACCACCACGCGATGGCATCAGCCCGATGGGCCGAACGTCGACCTGAATGACGCCATGCAGTCGACGTCGTCGGCGGAAAAACAAGGCGTTTGGCGAACCACGGTGTCACCCAAATCATCGGGCATTCATGCTTTCACTCAAACGCTGGACAAAGTGTTGAACCACGGTCGCCCGATCCGCAGCCAACGTACCGCCAAGGCGTATGTGGCCGTGGGACCGATGCTGGATTCGATCACGCTGGACGACCGACCCCATCAGAAACCTTTCGGCTGGGCGTTCGAAGTGGTTTTGGATAGCTGTCCGTTTCGCGAAGTGGTTGCCGGGGAACCACTGACGGCAAAGGTGCTGTTGCATCATCAGCCGTTGGCCGGTTGTCGGGTCAGCCTGATTCCCGAAGGTGGCCAGCTTGCCGAAGACTTTGATCCCCGGTTCGAAGCGGACACCGATGATCAGGGAAACGTGACACTGGTGCCGCCAAAACCAGGTCGATACCTATTGGTTGCTCACCATACGGCGTCCGATGAAAAAACAGATGAGTATGATTTCACCAGTTATGCCACGACGGTCACATTGCACGTGCCGGCCGGGCGTCCTTGGGTGGCTGTTGAATAAGTACGTCTGAATCACGCAGTGCCTTCGGTTCGTCGGTCGGTAGGCATCAAAAGCCGGCCGGCGAATCGATGACGGCCGCGGCAACTTCGTGCTTGCTGGGACACCGCAGCACATCGATTTGGTCGGAACCAGGATCGAACCGAATCAGGTCACGTTGGGCGAACGCATCCAGCCAAGACTCCATGGGCCAAACATTCCACTTGCGGCGGAATCGTTCGGCGTTGGAAACGATCTGGCTGAAGTGATTCAGCGGTGGCTTGCAGACCGGGTGGTGCTGGTGATACGCAACGGCCGCAACGAACCCGAATGGCACACCGGCTCGTCTTGCCGTGAAGGCAAAATCGGTGTCTTCGCCACCGTAGCCTTCGTACCCCGTATCAAATCCGCCGATCGTTTCGAAGTCATAGCGACTGATCCCAAAGCACAAAGACCAAAACAGGTGATAGTCCTGCGACGGCTGTCTGTCCGTTATCAGTTTCGGTTGCAAGGGATGACGCACCGACAGCGGCATCAAATCGTTCATCGTCCAATGATCGGTTGTCGCGCCCTTGGGTAGATAGCGAACATCGCCCATCCATAGACCACCGGCCTGTTGAACGGTGTCCACCATCGTTGGAAACAGTGTGGGCGAAGCGATGCAATCGACATCCAAAAACACCATGGTTTCCGTGCTGCAACGGTCCGCCGCACGGTTGCGGGCTTCGGCCAGCGGTAAACGTTCGCCGTCGCCGTCGACGCGATCGATCACGACTTCGACACCGGGGATGCTGGGCGGATCCACATCCTGGTCCATGCCGACGATGATCCACTGGTCCGGCTTGCGATGAGATTCGGTGATGCTGCGGCCTTGATTCCACAAATGGTTTCGACGACCACGAACGATCGTCATCACGCTGAAGGACATGGCGACGTTTCCGTTTGTGAACGTTTTTGTTTAGCGGCCCATTGTGCCGTCGAGGTCAGATAGCGGGCGGCCTGTTGGGCCCCGTCGTCTTGAAAAACGCTATCCCATTGGCTGGTATCCATATCGCGGGCCCGATCCAGAAGTTTCGGCCAACTGCCGGATTCGGGCCAGCGCGACAAGCCGACCGCCAAGCCCTCGCGATCGAGTACCCTGGCTTTGCGGATCTGTTCGTCGAAAGGGCGATCCTGGGCAATGGCGATCATCGGTCGCCGATACGATCCAATTTCCATCACACTGTTGTGTCCCGCCGCGGTGACCACGACGTCGGCATGGCGATAGATGTCCTGGGGAGATTCATGCCAGCCAAGAAATCTTAGGTTCGCTGGACTGGCCGGGTGGTTTCCGTCATCATCCAGTCCGATCACCAGCCACTGAAAATCGGGGCACTCGTTCGCTGCGGAACGCAGTGAGGCGTGCACGTCAGCGTGTCCTCCGCGTCCAAACATGAGCACCACGGTGGGACGATCGTTTTGTGGTTTTGTCTGTGATTCCGCGTCCGACTTTCGGCGAAAGCCGTTCAGATAGATCGTCTTTTCGCGGACCCAAGCCGGTGTGATGTCGTCCTCCCAAGATTCCGGAAAAGGTGCCAACAGTGAAATCGCTGCGGCGTAAGCATTGTGATGCGCATCGTCATCCCGGCGGCCATGCTGGCGGACGACGATTTGTGGGATAGACGCCAAACGCGTCAGCATCGAAATTTCCGCCGACACATCCACGACCATCAAGTCCGGCTTGGCATCATGCAACCACCTCGTATATGCCGCGACGCGTTCGGTGATGTTGTCCGTCCACAGGGGCGCGTAATGCAAGGCGGGAACATCTTGACGATGGCGATAGCCATGATTGGGAACATCGTCGATGTCACAGGGAAGGTCGATCACATCAATCAAATGCCTGCCCGACCACGCGGCATCGCCCCGTCGACTGGTGATGATGGTGCAATCGCAATCCAGATGTCGCATGATCGCTTCGGCGCGATGTTTGTGGCCTAGCCCGTGATAGTGGACATAGAATCCGACGTGAGGACGATTCATGCTGCCGCCTCCAGATGATGACGCGCGTACAACGATTCGTACTGGTCGACCATGCGTTGGAATCCGAACCGTTTCTGGGCGATACGCCGGCAAGCCAACCCGTTGATGTCGATGCACTGTAAAGCGGCACGTGCAAGGTCCGATGAATCACCGGGGCGTGCCAATCGACCGACCGCGGGAGTGATCAGTTCAGGCAATGCACCGCGTGCAAACCCGGCAA is from Crateriforma conspicua and encodes:
- a CDS encoding glycosyltransferase, which translates into the protein MNRPHVGFYVHYHGLGHKHRAEAIMRHLDCDCTIITSRRGDAAWSGRHLIDVIDLPCDIDDVPNHGYRHRQDVPALHYAPLWTDNITERVAAYTRWLHDAKPDLMVVDVSAEISMLTRLASIPQIVVRQHGRRDDDAHHNAYAAAISLLAPFPESWEDDITPAWVREKTIYLNGFRRKSDAESQTKPQNDRPTVVLMFGRGGHADVHASLRSAANECPDFQWLVIGLDDDGNHPASPANLRFLGWHESPQDIYRHADVVVTAAGHNSVMEIGSYRRPMIAIAQDRPFDEQIRKARVLDREGLAVGLSRWPESGSWPKLLDRARDMDTSQWDSVFQDDGAQQAARYLTSTAQWAAKQKRSQTETSPCPSA
- a CDS encoding DUF1559 domain-containing protein, which gives rise to MYSYHPPAFGRRRPAFTLVELLVVIAIIGILVSLLLPAVQSAREAARRMSCSNNMKQIVLAMHNYESAYKRLPANYTTGTGISGNFSVFAQMASFYEQGNVLDLIDFGRPLHVGCCPGKLVTPHDQAAQTPISLLTCPSESVDRVYDVTTLSGSGPVQQYSGTNYAMNFGTGVGTKYDTRVPTDGILWIDANVGFESITDGLSNTAAFSESLLGVSQQSPEAPTNDYQRRRTMMNVRCDFIDRSRLPSSPGMKGYQLPEDPNELEDFTQGSSLFRGWSGQRGAGWINGREYWTGYSHYHPPQSGIPDMQSCGWGVFAARSNHPGGVHVALCDGSVRFASESIDLETWRSVGSRNDHRSIEAW
- a CDS encoding DUF4198 domain-containing protein; this translates as MLNSLTRIFFVTVASFGLFGSPESLAHDTWLQTNTPIVRTGQPLIVELCLGNHGNGHRDFLLASQVTLDWTTTRWHQPDGPNVDLNDAMQSTSSAEKQGVWRTTVSPKSSGIHAFTQTLDKVLNHGRPIRSQRTAKAYVAVGPMLDSITLDDRPHQKPFGWAFEVVLDSCPFREVVAGEPLTAKVLLHHQPLAGCRVSLIPEGGQLAEDFDPRFEADTDDQGNVTLVPPKPGRYLLVAHHTASDEKTDEYDFTSYATTVTLHVPAGRPWVAVE
- a CDS encoding glycosyltransferase family 2 protein is translated as MSFSVMTIVRGRRNHLWNQGRSITESHRKPDQWIIVGMDQDVDPPSIPGVEVVIDRVDGDGERLPLAEARNRAADRCSTETMVFLDVDCIASPTLFPTMVDTVQQAGGLWMGDVRYLPKGATTDHWTMNDLMPLSVRHPLQPKLITDRQPSQDYHLFWSLCFGISRYDFETIGGFDTGYEGYGGEDTDFAFTARRAGVPFGFVAAVAYHQHHPVCKPPLNHFSQIVSNAERFRRKWNVWPMESWLDAFAQRDLIRFDPGSDQIDVLRCPSKHEVAAAVIDSPAGF